In a single window of the Debaryomyces hansenii CBS767 chromosome A complete sequence genome:
- a CDS encoding DEHA2A11462p (some similarities with uniprot|Q06011 Saccharomyces cerevisiae YLR390W ECM19), which produces MSSAGGKAITICLVAGLSWYTGVKFWQPLIIERLQQDGNLRDDVYIRDTSDQPKSWSDLKEKVKTTLHPNNPSIGKEELIKEFNKEKQETIDSSK; this is translated from the exons ATGTCAAGTGCAGGTGGTAAAGCTATTACAATCTGCTTAGTGGCTGGGTTGAGTTGGTATACCGGTGTGAAGTTTTGGCAACCTTTAATAAT CGAGCGTTTACAACAAGATGGCAATTTAAGAGATGATGTTTACATTCGTGATACATCAGATCAGCCTAAATCATGGAGCGACTTGAAAGAAAAGGTTAAAACAACCTTACATCCTAATAACCCATCAATCggaaaagaagaattaattaagGAGTTCAATAAAGAGAAGCAAGAAACTATAGATAGCAGTAAATAG
- a CDS encoding DEHA2A11484p (no similarity), translating to MSILIYIFNQNQKIIGADKEENDFLNNGIEYVLVDKIENIKKDMRTQNKKEYVEDYGIITKNNECRIQNRNRDFNDHTILENEYLVSLLQNISIEHLDIDTMIDDHMLEHNEETCTIN from the coding sequence atgtctatattaatatatatttttaatcaaaatcagaaaataaTCGGTGctgataaagaagaaaatgactttttaaataatgGAATAGAATACGTATTAGTAGACAAGATAGAAAACATAAAAAAAGATATGCGTACTCAAAATAAGAAAGAATATGTGGAAGATTATGGTATTATAACAAAAAACAATGAATGTAGAATACAAAACAGAAACAGAGACTTTAATGATCATACtatattagaaaatgaatacTTAGTTTCACtattacaaaatataaGCATTGAACATTTAGATATTGATACTATGATAGATGATCATATGCTTGAACACAATGAAGAAACATGtacaataaattaa
- a CDS encoding DEHA2A11528p (similar to uniprot|Q07381 Saccharomyces cerevisiae YDL060W TSR1 Protein required for processing of 20S pre-rRNA in the cytoplasm) — MAKGGHSHRSTLKNDHKPFKSKHASKGQLKNQYKGKVEKTGAGNGKANKVMSKTERKNAARQMKENKIHETKVIRKLFDGSQGAEKIVTVISLTKDISTQDIVSRLVNNVKEESDEEFVVGLPSVSSAKINRFKTNLKFIVPDQNNLLSILDAAKISDYVVFGISANEEVDKEYGEQILRALIAQGIASVIGVLPNVVSAYPKKNLQLDIRRSLFSFFTHFFPNEEKLYALEYDTECLNCIRTICQRFPKSVTWRDSRPYLLADKTSWMASENDASMGHIVVEGTVRGVGFNANRLVHIPGFGDFQVDRIEKLFKSRVNKKSEMDIDTEENDVFLPNENRETLEELNPEEIDMEGEEWDDEDEFGVRMEGKHYFEDGKDGGYSSRSKLPRGTSEYQGRWLLDDVLENASDLESEDEDIDVDIEQNNDDEMQMEDAQSEYAPTEAGDNQSEMFVDLPPEEEERQLHEFRESVKEDLEFPDELELDPSESAKERLASYRGIKSLGNCDWDYDEEDVEAPSIWKRLLRISNFKATRNKVCKDVIKDVQLNIGNKARIFIKAPSYVMEKVNCEQQPFVVYGLLEHEHKLAVVNFSFESWEDYDEPIPNKDTLIVQYGPRRQVIQPLFNQGSNNANNVHKSENYAHQGKLSIATCVAPVLFSNAPVIFFRQATDGSLQLVGQGTFLNCDHTRIVAERAVLTGHPVKIHKRVVTIRYMFFNPEDINWFKAIPLFTKTGRSGFIKESLGTHGYFKATFDGKLDASDTIAMSMYKRVWPEISTGWTD, encoded by the coding sequence ATGGCTAAAGGAGGTCATTCGCATAGGTCcacattgaaaaatgatcaTAAGCCTTTCAAATCAAAGCATGCCAGTAAGGGACAGTTGAAAAACCAGTACAAAGGGAAGGTTGAAAAAACCGGTGCAGGTAATGGCAAGGCCAATAAGGTGATGTCGAAGACCGAAAGAAAGAATGCAGCTAGACAAATGAAGGAGAATAAGATCCATGAAACGAAGGTTATACGGAAGTTGTTCGATGGGTCGCAGGGAGCAGAAAAGATTGTTACTGTGATTTCGTTGACCAAGGACATTTCAACGCAGGACATAGTGTCGAGATTGGTCAACAATGTAAAGGAAGAGAGCGACGAGGAGTTCGTGGTTGGATTACCATCCGTTTCTTCAGCTAAGATCAACAGATTCAAGACCAACTTGAAGTTCATCGTGCCGGATCAGAACAATTTGCTCAGCATATTGGATGCAGCCAAGATATCTGATTACGTTGTTTTTGGTATTTCTGCCAACGAGGAAGTAGATAAGGAGTACGGAGAACAGATTTTGAGAGCGCTTATCGCACAAGGTATTGCCTCCGTGATAGGTGTTTTGCCTAACGTAGTTTCTGCGTAtccaaagaagaatttgcaaTTGGATATCAGAAGGTcgttattttcatttttcacCCATTTCTTCccaaatgaagaaaagttATATGCATTGGAATACGACACAGAGTGTTTGAACTGTATTCGTACAATTTGCCAGAGGTTTCCTAAATCTGTCACTTGGAGAGATTCGAGACCGTATTTGTTGGCTGATAAGACATCATGGATGGCTTCTGAGAATGATGCGTCAATGGGCCACATAGTAGTTGAAGGGACGGTTCGTGGTGTTGGTTTCAATGCCAATAGATTAGTGCACATTCCTGGTTTTGGTGATTTCCAAGTTGACCGTATAGagaaattgttcaaatcTCGTGTCAACAAAAAGAGCGAGATGGACATTGATACCGAAGAGAATGATGTATTCCTTCCAAACGAAAACAGGGAAACTTTAGAAGAGTTAAAcccagaagaaattgatatgGAAGGCGAAGAATGGGATGACGAAGACGAGTTTGGTGTTAGAATGGAGGGAAAGCATTACTTTGAAGACGGAAAAGATGGTGGATATTCTAGTAGATCCAAGTTACCAAGGGGTACTTCGGAATATCAAGGTAGATGGTTGTTAGACGATGTATTAGAGAATGCCTCTGATTTAGAGAGTGAGGATGAGGACATCGATGTTGATATCGAACAAAATAACGACGATGAAATGCAAATGGAAGACGCTCAATCAGAATATGCTCCTACAGAGGCTGGTGATAATCAATCAGAGATGTTTGTAGACTTACCgccagaagaagaagaaagacAGTTACATGAATTTAGGGAGTCTGTAAAGGAAGATCTTGAGTTCCCTGATGAACTTGAATTAGATCCATCGGAATCAGCCAAAGAAAGGTTAGCTTCATATAGAGGTATCAAGTCATTAGGTAACTGTGACTGGGattatgatgaagaagatgttGAAGCCCCAAGCATATGGAAGAGattattaagaatttcCAACTTCAAGGCTACAAGAAATAAGGTTTGCAAGGATGTAATAAAGGATGTTCAACTTAATATCGGTAATAAGGccagaatatttattaaagcaCCATCTTATGTTATGGAAAAAGTTAATTGTGAACAGCAACCGTTTGTTGTTTATGGATTATTGGAACATGAACATAAGTTAGCAGTGGTTAATTTCTCATTCGAATCATGGGAAGACTATGATGAACCAATTCCAAACAAGGACACTTTGATTGTTCAATACGGTCCAAGAAGACAAGTCATTCAGCCATTGTTCAATCAAGGATCTAATAATGCTAACAACGTTCACAAATCTGAAAACTATGCTCATCAAGGTAAGCTTTCTATTGCTACATGTGTCGCACCAGTATTATTTAGCAATGCGCCAGTAATCTTTTTCAGACAAGCAACTGATGGCTCTCTTCAATTAGTTGGCCAAGGAACTTTCCTTAATTGCGACCATACAAGAATTGTTGCTGAAAGAGCAGTTCTTACGGGTCATCCTGTCAAGATCCATAAAAGAGTTGTTACTATTCGTTACATGTTTTTCAACCCTGAAGATATTAACTGGTTCAAAGCTATTCCATTATTTACAAAGACGGGTAGAAGTGgttttattaaagaaagtTTAGGTACTCATGGTTACTTTAAGGCTACATTTGACGGTAAATTGGATGCGCTGGATACCATTGCTATGAGCATGTATAAAAGAGTCTGGCCTGAGATTTCTACTGGATGGACTgattaa
- a CDS encoding DEHA2A11572p (weakly similar to uniprot|P25491 Saccharomyces cerevisiae YNL064C YDJ1 mitochondrial and ER import protein), whose translation MVLETHLYDILLVSPDASTEEISKGYRKVALKCHPDKTNHDPELTEQFKEVTRAYEILKNEKARDVYNHYGEAGLNGSCETKRGNSGVKKYNDSYNVRTATDVFSNVFSDINSMFNRDPLGGGFDSFSSFPMNMNMNMNPNMNMNMNFNIGSSRGDFRKHVQPAPNGNKNKMVRGHDIHHTCKVGLEDLYVGKIVKFQLPKNSRCYTCIGLGGMNPKSCRVCQGNGQVFETLYNQFSQFQELRSCRQCSGTGIYIAPKDRCCECDNGYVKEKKIIKINILPGFKNGDKVILQGEGDEGRNIIPGDVVIHLEEMPHPYLTRRFNDLYMDYDIDLRTALLGGPIILNDFLKKDQDLKININVHGNEDLNKGAGDNIQEGEIVGTINSGIPKIVKNLGMPINDLDIKGIFYQSTEAIDETCDMFDLKEYGKGDLFIRFNVIMPTVSDFKDDKSLFTLANILPTTIPQVSKTGPKKTLEAHLSNIPNFDGDSCPGPTNPVYSSGSSEDSLDYKHGHKKLKKSNYGYTVDDLSNSEYDYDDINVEDDNVDGNETEEEQFYANEWNKEKDGRGKKRKKDDDLMDGSNSMHDSGIQC comes from the coding sequence ATGGTATTAGAAACGCACTTGTATGACATTTTGTTAGTTTCACCAGATGCTAGTACCGAGGAAATATCGAAGGGCTACAGAAAAGTTGCACTTAAATGTCATCCAGATAAAACCAATCATGATCCTGAATTAACAGAACAGTTCAAAGAGGTAACAAGGGCATACGAAATACTAAAGAACGAAAAAGCAAGGGATGTTTACAACCATTACGGAGAGGCAGGCCTTAACGGATCATGCGAGACTAAGAGGGGGAATAGTGGAGTCAAGAAGTACAATGATTCGTACAATGTGCGTACAGCTACTGATGTATTTTCGAATGTTTTCAGCGATATAAATTCGATGTTCAATAGAGATCCACTTGGCGGTGGCTTTGATTCATTTCTGTCGTTTCCGATGAATATGAACATGAATATGAATCCGAACATGAACATGAACATGAATTTCAACATTGGCTCGTCTCGAGGTGATTTCAGAAAACATGTTCAGCCTGCTCCCAACGGCAATAAGAACAAAATGGTTAGGGGTCATGATATACACCACACATGTAAAGTTGGACTCGAGGACCTTTACGTAGGAAAGATCGTAAAATTCCAACTCCCCAAAAATAGTAGATGTTATACGTGTATTGGGTTAGGTGGTATGAATCCTAAGTCTTGTCGTGTTTGTCAAGGTAACGGACAGGTTTTCGAAACGCTCTACAATCAGTTTTCCCAATTCCAAGAGTTGCGTCTGTGTAGACAATGCAGTGGAACTGGTATTTATATAGCACCAAAAGATAGGTGCTGCGAATGTGATAATGGATATGTCaaggaaaagaaaatcataaagataaatatattgcCGGGATTTAAAAACGGTGATAAGGTCATTTTACAAGGAGAAGGAGATGAAGGTAGGAATATAATTCCCGGAGATGTGGTGATACATCTAGAAGAAATGCCCCATCCATATTTAACAAGGAGATTTAATGATCTTTACATGGATTATGACATTGACTTGAGAACAGCATTATTAGGTGGTCCTATTATATTGAAcgatttcttgaagaaagatcaagatttaaagataaatataaacgTTCATGGGAATgaagatttaaataaagGTGCTGGTGACAATATTCAGGAAGGTGAAATTGTTGGTACAATTAACTCGGGAATCCCAAAAATTGTCAAGAATCTTGGTATGCCAATAAATGATTTAGATATTAAAGGCATATTTTACCAAAGTACGGAAGCTATAGATGAGACATGTGATATGtttgatttgaaagaatatgGAAAAGGTGATCTTTTCATTCGATTCAATGTTATAATGCCTACAGTTTCCGATTTTAAAGATGACAAATCACTATTCACCCTTGCAAACATTCTACCTACTACCATACCTCAAGTTTCTAAAACAGGGCCTAAAAAAACATTAGAAGCACACTTATCGAATATACCAAATTTCGATGGTGATTCTTGTCCAGGTCCTACAAACCCAGTCTACTCTTCAGGATCATCTGAGGATAGTTTAGATTATAAGCATGGTCATAAGAAACTCAAGAAATCCAATTACGGTTACACTGTTGATGACCTTTCGAACTCTGAATACGATTACGATGATATCAATGTTGAAGATGACAACGTCGATGGTAACGAAaccgaagaagaacaattttATGCGAATGAATGGAATAAGGAGAAAGATGGTCGTGggaagaagaggaaaaaGGATGATGACTTAATGGATGGTTCTAATAGTATGCATGATTCTGGCATTCAATGCTAA
- a CDS encoding DEHA2A11550p (similar to uniprot|Q06709 Saccharomyces cerevisiae YLR387C REH1) — MTSFMPHGSNPLTSSFTCNTCDIRFVTADLQRQHMKTDWHRYNLKRRVAQLPSISSEMFAEKVLSQQNQSDEDEEDEFGFHINHRKSSKGSKQLTKKFLKKQAKFNELRKAREEDKESHVRAVSPASISSEFSQFSLGDSENLSVNNDTDTGSELNYTDTSEFTDLDITADDEEYSDSDMESNEELDVTPITYCFFCGVNNKEIETNVKHMFNSHGLYIPERSFLVDLEGLLAFLSEIFTADLECLVCGFLGKNLESIRQHLRSKGHCRIPYESKEEKAIIAEFYDFYVDESNTKSKTNKKVTFTESSDSDDGVLVDVPSSSLDLDDSQANINDNYSVVHVDKSGVELTLPTGSRIGHRSMARYYRQNIAVPRDLAESEKTVAVVDRRFAPGLSYHDVSKQEKETRRLAQHSKNDYIRKSKSYRMNYQPHYRDELLQ, encoded by the coding sequence atgaCTTCGTTTATGCCTCATGGGTCTAACCCACTAACATCGTCATTTACGTGTAATACATGTGATATCAGATTTGTTACTGCTGATCTACAAAGACAGCATATGAAGACAGACTGGCACAGATACAATTTGAAGAGAAGAGTTGCGCAATTGCCATCTATATCGTCCGAAATGTTTGCAGAAAAGGTACTTTCACAGCAAAACCAAtcagatgaagatgaagaggaTGAATTCGGGTTCCATATAAATCACCGAAAATCGAGTAAGGGTTCCAAGCAACTTACCAAgaagtttttgaaaaagcaagctaaattcaatgaattaaGAAAGGCGAGAGAAGAGGACAAAGAATCTCACGTTAGAGCTGTAAGTCCAGCTTCTATATCTTCTGAATTCTCCCAGTTTTCTCTTGGTGATTCAGAGAATTTGTCCGTTAATAATGATACTGATACAGGATCGGAACTCAACTACACAGATACTTCGGAATTCACTGATTTGGATATCACtgctgatgatgaagagtATAGCGACTCCGATATGGAATCCAACGAGGAGTTGGACGTTACTCCAATAACTTACTGCTTCTTCTGTGGGGTGAACAATAAAGAAATCGAAACCAATGTCAAACACATGTTTAACAGCCATGGCTTATACATACCTGAAAGATCCTTCTTGGTGGACTTGGAAGGGTTACTTGCATTTTTaagtgaaatatttacaGCAGACCTTGAATGTTTAGTATGCGGGTTTTTAGGAAAGAACTTAGAGAGTATTAGGCAGCATCTCCGTAGCAAGGGCCACTGCAGAATTCCATACGAATCCAAGGAAGAGAAAGCAATTATAGCAGAATTTTACGACTTCTATGTGGACGAGAGCAATACCAAATCCAAGACCAATAAAAAGGTTACATTCACAGAATCGAGTGATAGCGATGACGGCGTGTTGGTCGATGTCCCTTCCTCATCTTTGGATCTCGATGATTCACAAGCCAATATCAACGACAATTACTCCGTGGTGCATGTTGATAAATCCGGGGTTGAATTAACCTTACCGACTGGTTCGAGAATTGGCCATAGGTCCATGGCAAGATACTATCGTCAAAACATCGCAGTACCAAGAGATCTAGCCGAATCCGAAAAGACGGTAGCTGTTGTAGACAGAAGGTTCGCTCCTGGATTATCGTACCACGATGTCTCTAAACAAGAGAAGGAAACTAGAAGACTTGCTCAACATTCTAAGAACGATTACATTAGAAAGAGCAAGTCTTATAGAATGAATTACCAACCTCATTACAGGGATGAACTCTTACAATGA
- a CDS encoding DEHA2A11594p (weakly similar to uniprot|Q06708 Saccharomyces cerevisiae YLR386W VAC14 Activator of Fab1p): MEEGNVLDSSIIKDLSNNIYEKRKATSFQIESLTKSALARNDSQIIFKIIAELTELTNDGTNSAKMGAITALGSVSVALGSFAIAYFLEEIIKPIFATFRDTDARVRYYACESLYNIAKIARGEILLYFNEVFDILCILVTDTESSVKNAADILDRLIKDIVSAKSTNYVSILHQDNIIESGQSNDISSHIIDPTGVAIQVNQVQDTHKAFSLPKFIPTLLERMYTIDPFAKKFLISWLELFDDIPALELITFLPNFLEPLIKFLMNTAPSDVRIETQNLLNVFLKEIKAINRVKIEAKRKALEKEIAKKKADKKLKDTQENTNDSITADDESQDESSGIQREGAQDDAQDENKDDSYTTDQASIQSNSTTIIRQRKDDESEHLQELNELSELSDSQFLSGQDIFIDYSKIIDILLSFLRFPLSNSSNKNDYKINDISNETHEIYSEVQFTVLKWLQEILVISPTSIAKFLPDCVSINMKNISIADDNKDSDLRNQFLKFNLSLQNFLVNLNESGSKGEVREKKIPKKDAKNKDEKRKSESKEITEYKKKKDESTEEDGDSEYDNIDENLINGLNKDVYDEFFEAYLGPTLKSIMTECLTCVNELSRITSLDWLIFLYSLNPSSFFKPSFKGSDDKDDKTFDMSALLHSSIDASNEVVLKVLQLSSKISETDQEFFKNFMIELMRFFEDEVQESATTSKQNQIHGPTASPLTRSKIEFIIRKLCVTLTSEKIFKTLSEVVVSHEEQNLDFMNMMIVMLNNILLTTQELAGFRKKLKNIDVYKVDDWSLFATLFQSWCHNAPSALSLCLLTSNYELAYLIIKSFSESEVSFQLLTQLDILVQLLESPIFLKLRLQLLEPEKHPYLYKTLYGLLMILPQSSTFTTLKKRISLVSGVNSLNTPSGSSGPITTPVATPGATTTSSSVGNQLSIKRKRIHEMLDKFTKVQEKHEEFQMTKKLNEATLALNTDNPTNKPYSKSNGLDSYTSNTNRILSHDSTVSDKKDYFSHDHSVQAGSDPKTQKRSSSKRFGLHRF; encoded by the coding sequence atggAAGAAGGAAATGTGTTGGATTCATCAATTATAAAGGATTTATCCAATAATATATACGAGAAACGTAAAGCTACTTCATTTCAGATTGAAAGTTTAACTAAATCGGCTCTAGCAAGGAATGATagtcaaattatttttaaaataATCGCAGAGTTAACAGAGTTAACTAACGATGGTACCAATTCAGCAAAGATGGGAGCCATAACAGCATTAGGTAGTGTATCAGTTGCTCTTGGTTCTTTTGCGATAGCGTATTTTTTGGAAGAGATTATTAAACCTATATTCGCTACATTCCGAGATACAGATGCTCGTGTTAGATATTATGCCTGTGAATCTTTATATAACATAGCAAAAATTGCAAGAGGAGAGATATTGCTATACTTTAATGAggtttttgatattttatgtaTCTTGGTAACTGATACCGAATCATCTGTCAAGAATGCTGCAGATATTTTGGATAGATTAATTAAGGATATCGTAAGTGCAAAGTCTACGAATTACGTTTCCATTTTGCATCAGGATAATATAATTGAGCTGGGACAATCTAATGATATTTCCTCGCATATTATTGATCCTACAGGGGTTGCAATACAAGTTAATCAGGTTCAAGATACACATAAAGCTTTTTCTTTGCCAAAGTTTATTCCTACATTATTAGAACGGATGTATACAATTGATCCGTTTGCGAAGAAGTTTTTGATCAGTTGGCTAGAATTGTTCGATGATATTCCAGCATTGGAATTAATTACATTTCTTCCTAATTTCTTAGAGCCattgattaaattcttGATGAACACAGCTCCTTCAGATGTTAGAATTGAGACCCAAAATCTTTTGAATGTAtttttaaaagaaattaaagcCATAAACAGGGTGAAAATAGAAGCAAAAAGAAAAGCTCtagaaaaggaaattgcCAAAAAGAAGGCggataagaaattaaaggaCACTCAAGAGAATACCAATGACTCTATTACGGCTGACGACGAGAGTCAAGATGAATCATCTGGAATTCAAAGAGAAGGTGCACAAGACGATGCACAAGATGAGAATAAGGATGACTCGTATACTACTGATCAAGCTTCTATTCAGTCAAATAGTACCACTATAATTAGACAACGCAAGGACGATGAATCTGAACATCTACAAGAGTTAAACGAGCTATCAGAATTGTCTGATAGTCAATTTCTTAGCGGCCAAGATATCTTTATTGACTATTCGAAAATTATAGACATTTTGCTATCATTTTTGAGATTTCCATTGTCGAACAGTagtaataaaaatgattacaaaataaatgatataaGTAATGAAACTCATGAAATATACTCAGAAGTCCAATTCACAGTACTTAAATGGTTACAGGAAATCTTAGTGATTTCTCCCACAAGCATTGCCAAATTTCTACCAGATTGTGTCTCAATAaacatgaaaaatatttccatagcagatgataataaagattCTGACTTgagaaatcaatttttaaaatttaaCTTATCCTTACAGAACTTTTTAGTGAACTTAAACGAGAGCGGATCGAAGGGTGAAGTGAGGGAAAAgaaaataccaaaaaaaGATGCAAAGAATAAAGATGAGAAAAGGAAACTGGAATCTAAAGAGATTACTGAAtataagaagaaaaaggaTGAAAGCACAGAAGAAGATGGTGATTCAGAATAcgataatattgatgaaaatctCATTAACGGTTTAAACAAGGATGTCtatgatgaattttttgagGCTTATTTGGGCCCAACTTTGAAATCTATTATGACAGAATGCTTGACATGCGTGAACGAGTTATCTAGGATTACACTGTTAGATTGGTTAATTTTCTTATACTCGCTAAACCCTTCTAGTTTCTTTAAGCCTTCATTTAAAGGTAGTGATGATAAAGATGACAAAACTTTTGACATGTCTGCGTTATTGCATTCCTCTATAGATGCAAGCAATGAAGTAGTTCTAAAGGTGTTACAATTATCATCAAAGATATCGGAGACAGAccaagaatttttcaagaatttcatGATTGAATTAATGCGTTtctttgaagatgaagtaCAAGAATCAGCCACCACAAGTAAGCAAAATCAGATCCACGGTCCAACAGCATCACCATTAACGAgatcaaaaattgaattcattattcgAAAACTATGTGTTACCTTAACGTCtgaaaaaatattcaaaacGCTATCTGAAGTAGTTGTGTCACACGAAGAACAAAACTTGGATTTCatgaatatgatgataGTAATGTTGAATAATATTCTCTTAACAACCCAAGAATTAGCTGGTTTCCgtaaaaaattgaaaaacatTGATGTGTATAAGGTCGATGATTGGCTGCTTTTTGCTACGTTATTCCAAAGCTGGTGTCATAATGCCCCGAGCGCATTGTCGTTGTGTCTTTTAACTTCCAATTATGAGTTGGCGTACTTAATTATTAAAAGCTTTTCAGAACTGGAGGTGAGTTTCCAGCTTTTGACTCAGCTTGATATCTTGGTCCAGTTGTTGGAATCCCCTATCTTCCTTAAGTTGAGATTACAGTTGCTAGAGCCAGAAAAGCACCCTTATTTGTACAAGACCCTCTATGGATTACTCATGATTCTTCCTCAGTCGTCCACATTCACAACCTTGAAAAAGCGTATATCGTTAGTTTCTGGTGTTAATTCGTTGAACACTCCATCTGGATCGTCAGGCCCAATCACCACTCCAGTAGCAACTCCTGGGGCCACCACCACCAGCTCATCTGTTGGAAATCAACTTTCCATAAAACGTAAACGCATCCATGAGATGTTAGACAAGTTCACGAAAGTGCAAGAGAAGCACGAAGAGTTTcagatgacgaagaagCTAAACGAGGCTACATTGGCATTAAATACCGATAATCCAACGAACAAACCGTACTCCAAGTCCAATGGCCTTGACTCTTACACATCGAATACTAACAGAATTTTAAGTCACGACTCGACTGTCTCCGATAAAAAAGACTACTTCTCGCATGACCATTCTGTGCAAGCAGGCTCTGATCCTAAAACTCAAAAGAGATCATCTAGCAAAAGGTTTGGTCTTCATAGGTTTTAG
- a CDS encoding 40S ribosomal protein S29 (highly similar to uniprot|P41058 Saccharomyces cerevisiae YDL061C RPS29B Protein component of the small (40S) ribosomal subunit or uniprot|P41057 Saccharomyces cerevisiae YLR388W RPS29A Protein component of the small (40S) ribosomal subunit) has translation MAHESVWFSHPRNFGKGSRQCRVCSSHSGLIRKYDLNICRQCFRERASDIGFNKFR, from the coding sequence ATGGCTCACGAATCTGTTTGGTTTTCCCACCCAAGAAACTTTGGTAAAGGTTCAAGACAATGTCGTGTCTGTTCCTCCCACTCCGGTTTAATTAGAAAATACGATTTAAACATCTGTCGTCAATGTTTCAGAGAAAGAGCCTCTGACATTGGTTTCAACAAATTCCGTTAA